Proteins encoded by one window of Xenopus tropicalis strain Nigerian chromosome 6, UCB_Xtro_10.0, whole genome shotgun sequence:
- the LOC100337650 gene encoding zinc finger protein isoform X1, with protein MSIPNSQMELPSVAQHECPECGKRFSKQKILIIHQKIHTGENPYACTECGKHFSQMSNLRRHQRIHTGIKPLVCIECGKSFSRKSSLQEHFRFHTGERLFPCSECGKSFFSKSHLTRHHRTHTGVKPFPCAECGKRFFYKSDLTSHQQTHTGEKLFPCAECGKRFFSKSDLTRHHQTHTGEKPFPCVECGKCFFLKGDLTRHHQTHTGEKPFPCVECGKCFFSKGNLNRHHQTHTGEKPFPCAECGKSFISKFQLTSHQQTHTGEKPFPCAECGKSFISKSDLTRHHQTHTGEKPFPCGECEKSFFSKGHLTRHHRTHTGEKPFPCAECGKSFISNSDLSRHHRTHTGEKLFPCAECGKSFITKGHLTRHHRTHTGEKPFPFAECSL; from the coding sequence ATGAGCATTCCCAACTCCCAGATGGAACTTCCCTCAGTGGCACAACATGAAtgcccagaatgtgggaaaagatttTCAAAACAGAAGATACTTATTATTCACCAGAAAATTCACACAGGGGAAAACCCCTATgcatgcacagaatgtgggaaacacTTCTCTCAAATGAGTAATCTACGCAGACACCAGAGGATTCATACAGGGATAAAACCACTCGTGTGtatagaatgtgggaaaagcttctcccgTAAAAGCAGCCTGCAGGAACATTTCAGATTTCACACAGGGGAAAGGCTATTTCCTtgttcagaatgtgggaaaagtttcttTTCAAAGAGCCACCTTACCAGGCATCACCGAACTCACACAGGGGTGAAACCGTTTCCTTGTGCAGAATGTGGGAAACGTTTCTTTTACAAGAGTGACCTTACCAGTCATCAACAaactcacacaggagagaaactgTTTCCTTGTGCAGAATGTGGGAAACGTTTCTTTTCAAAGAGTGACCTTACCAGGCATCAccaaactcacacaggggagaaaccatttccttgtgtagaatgtggcaaatgtttctttttaaagggtGACCTTACAAGGCATCAccaaactcacacaggggagaaaccatttccttgtgtagaatgtggcaaatgtttctTTTCAAAGGGCAACCTTAATAGGCATCAccaaacccacacaggggagaaaccatttccttGTGCAGAATGTGGAAAAAGTTTCATTTCAAAGTTCCAACTTACCAGTCATCAacaaactcacacaggggagaaaccatttccttGTGCAGAATGTGGAAAAAGTTTCATTTCAAAGAGTGACCTTACCAGGCATCAccaaactcacacaggggagaaaccatttccttGTGGAGAATGTGAGAAAAGTTTCTTTTCAAAGGGCCACCTTACCAGGCATCACCGAACTcatacaggagagaaaccatttcctTGTGCAGAATGTGGAAAAAGTTTCATTTCAAATAGTGACCTTTCCAGGCATCAccgaactcacacaggggagaaactatTTCCTTgtgcagaatgtgggaaaagtttcattACAAAGGGCCACCTTACCAGGCATCACCGAACtcatacaggggagaaaccatttccttTTGCAGAATGTTCTTTATAA
- the LOC100337650 gene encoding zinc finger protein (The RefSeq protein has 4 substitutions compared to this genomic sequence) — MSIPNSQMELPSVAQHECPECGKRFSKQKILIIHQKIHTGENPYACTECGKHFSQMSNLRRHQRIHTGIKPLVCIECGKSFSRKCSLQEHFRFHTGERLFPCAECGKSFFSKSHLTRHHRTHTGEKPFPCAECGKRFFYKSDLTSHQQTHTGEKLFPCAECGKRFFSKSDLTRHHQTHTGEKPFPCVECGKCFFLKGDLTRHHQTHTGEKPFPCVECGKCFFSKGNLNRHHQTHTGEKPFPCAECGKSFISKFQLTSHQQTHTGEKPFPCAECGKSFISKSDLTRHHQTHTGEKPFPCGECEKSFITKGHLTRHHRTHTREKPFPFAECSL; from the exons ATGAGCATTCCCAACTCCCAGATGGAACTTCCCTCAGTGGCACAACATGAAtgcccagaatgtgggaaaagatttTCAAAACAGAAGATACTTATTATTCACCAGAAAATTCACACAGGGGAAAACCCCTATgcatgcacagaatgtgggaaacacTTCTCTCAAATGAGTAATCTACGCAGACACCAGAGGATTCATACAGGGATAAAACCACTCGTGTGtatagaatgtgggaaaagcttctcccgTAAAAGCAGCCTGCAGGAACATTTCAGATTTCACACAGGGGAAAGGCTATTTCCTtgttcagaatgtgggaaaagtttcttTTCAAAGAGCCACCTTACCAGGCATCACCGAACTCACACAGGGGTGAAACCGTTTCCTTGTGCAGAATGTGGGAAACGTTTCTTTTACAAGAGTGACCTTACCAGTCATCAACAaactcacacaggagagaaactgTTTCCTTGTGCAGAATGTGGGAAACGTTTCTTTTCAAAGAGTGACCTTACCAGGCATCAccaaactcacacaggggagaaaccatttccttgtgtagaatgtggcaaatgtttctttttaaagggtGACCTTACAAGGCATCAccaaactcacacaggggagaaaccatttccttgtgtagaatgtggcaaatgtttctTTTCAAAGGGCAACCTTAATAGGCATCAccaaacccacacaggggagaaaccatttccttGTGCAGAATGTGGAAAAAGTTTCATTTCAAAGTTCCAACTTACCAGTCATCAacaaactcacacaggggagaaaccatttccttGTGCAGAATGTGGAAAAAGTTTCATTTCAAAGAGTGACCTTACCAGGCATCAccaaactcacacaggggagaaaccatttccttGTGGAGAATGTGAGAAAAG tttcattACAAAGGGCCACCTTACCAGGCATCACCGAACtcatacaggggagaaaccatttccttTTGCAGAATGTTCTTTATAA
- the LOC105947722 gene encoding gastrula zinc finger protein XlCGF49.1-like — protein sequence MRKSFSAMSIPNSQMELPSVAQHECPECGKRFSYKNELIIHYRVHTGEKPFMCTECGKSFRQKHYLTEHQSIHTGEKPFMCTECGKSFRVKHILTDHQRLHTGEKPYECTECDKQFHKRCSFLSHQKIHTGVKPFVCMECGKSFSNKSTFQNHQRIHTGEKPFSCTECGKRFTTKSQLTGHYTVHTGEKPFSCTECGKRFTTKSKLSSHYKVHTGEKPFACADCGKSFVSKRNLTKHQRTHVRE from the coding sequence ATGAGAAAAAGCTTTAGTGCAATGAGCATTCCCAACTCCCAGATGGAACTTCCCTCAGTGGCACAACATGAAtgcccagaatgtgggaaaagattcTCGTACAAAAACGAACTTATTATTCATTACAGAgtccacactggggagaaaccattcatgtgcacggaatgtgggaaaagtttcaggcAAAAGCACTACCTTACAGAACACCAATCAATTCACACAGgtgagaaaccattcatgtgcacggaatgtgggaaaagttttcgAGTAAAGCATATCCTAACAGATCACCAGAGACttcatacaggggagaaaccctatgaATGTACAGAATGTGATAAACAATTCCATAAAAGGTGTAGCTTTCTCAGCCACCAGAAGATTCATACAGGGGTAAAACCGTTTGTGTgcatggaatgtgggaaaagcttctccaaCAAGAGCACCTTTCAGAATcaccagagaattcacacaggggagaaaccattttcttgcacagaatgtgggaaacgttTCACCACAAAGAGCCAGCTTACCGGCCATTACacggttcacacaggggagaaaccattttcttgcacagaatgtgggaaacgttTCACCACAAAGAGCAAGCTTAGCAGCCATTACaaggttcacacaggggagaaaccctttgctTGTGCAGATTGTGGGAAAAGTTTTGTTTCAAAGAGAAACCTTACCAAACACCAGAGAACTCATGTGCGAGAGTAA